Sequence from the Fibrobacter sp. UWP2 genome:
AAGTGAAACGGCTTTGGTTTCTGGGAAATCGCTGCTGGTCGCGCTGCTGTTCGGCCTGCGGGATGGTCGCCATCATCGCCTTCACCGTCGCCTGCACCTTTTCGTAGGTGAGGTAGCTGGTGAGGAGCACCGCGGCGCGGTTCAGGAAGAGCCTCTTGAAGTCTTCGTTTTCGCAGAGCTTTTTGAACATGCCTGCGGGGGACCTCGCGTCCATGGCGTTGTTGTTCATCCATTGGAACATGTTGGTGCTTTGCGGGTCAAAGCCTGAGATGCCCGGGGTGAAGCCAAAACCGTGGTCCACGTCAAAGATGACGAACTTGAACGGGTGGCCGTTGCCGCCCCAAGCGCGCACGTTGTTGTTGGGCCAGTCGCCGTTGTGCATGTAGATTTCTGCGAGGATGTACTCGGCAAAGCTGCCCACGTCGAACTTGGTCTTGAGCTGTTCGTACTGCTGGTTGTTGGCGCCTGCAAAGTTATTTGACTGGAAAAGGTTCAGCACTTGCTGGTACTCGTCGGTGCGGCCGTCTTCGCCGCTCGCCTCGAGGCTAGAGCCCTTGATTTTGACCATGTTGATTTCGGACGATTCAATGCCATAGTTGGTCTCCACAAAGTGGCGGTTCAGGCGTTCGCGCATGTCGTGGATGCCAAAGTACTCGCCGTTGTAGAACACCACCACCTGGCGGCTGCGCTGGTAGTCAACGCTGGTGCCTTCCATGAGGCTCGTCATCATGGCGTCGCCCACGTAGTCGGTCCAAAAACGGTTGCCGTTGTTGCGCAGGTTAAACGACTTGAACTTCTTGGCGTCGGGACGGGTGTCAAAGAGCTGGTATTTGAGGCGGCCGTCCTGGTATTGCGAGCTCATCTTGATGGCGACGGACTTTTTGGGCTTGTAGCGGCTCCAGTTGCCAATGATGGAGATGCCCGCGTCAATTTCCCAGGTCTTGGTCTTGGTGGAGCTGCCGTTCTCGAAGTATTCCACGTGTACGGGGAGCTCGGTATCGCGCCAGAAGTTTGCCTGTTCGCAGGGCTCGGTGCACTTGGGGTTGTTGTCGTCGTTGACGTTGCCGAAACCGCCAAAGTCAAAGCCGCCGCCCATGCCGCCGCCCATACCGCCGCCCCAGGGACCGCCGGGGTTGTTCATGCCGCCGGGATTGCTGTTCACTTCGCCGGTGGCGTAGAGGCCGTTGGTCGAGTCGAACATGTCGTAATGGTTCACCGTGAGGGCGACCACCGGCATTTGGACGTTCTCGTTAATAAAATAGGTCTGCGTGGAGGTGCGAACCGCCTGCCCGTTCACGAACTCGGCGCAGCGTACCACAGAGTTTTGGGTGATTTGCTTTGCCGCAGTGAACTGCTCGGAGTTCTGCGTGGGCACGGAGCCGTCAAACGAGCAACGCACCTCGCCGCCCATGGTGGCGGTCGGCGGGTTCACCGTGAGGCTTGTGTAGAAACCTGCGGGCGGCAAAAGGCTGTCGTCGTTAGTAGAAGCTTTTTTGCTGGAGGAGGACTTAGCAGTGCTTGAACTAGAGACAGGATTTGGGCCCGCAATACTCGATAGCGCGGGGGTGATGTCTTGCGAAGAGCTGGACTTGTTCTGCTTTGGGTTTTCTGGCGGGTACGTCGTGCTGAACGAACTCGTGACCGGGGGGAGGGTCTCGCCGCTGGTCGGCACAAAAGCCGCGCTGGAACCGGGATTAACTGCGGAACTCTGGTCGGTGGGGATGCCGGGATCAATGGAGGCGCTCGAGAGATCAAGACCAATGACGTCGCCGCTCATGTCGGGTGCGATGCCGTTGTTTGCGTCTTCTGATTCAGAGGAGCAGCCAACCTGGATAAGGCCCGCTGCAACCAGTGCAATAGCATATAATTTCTTGTTCATGTTGAATCCTTGATTCTTTTGACTCCCCAAACACGAACATAGATCCAAACATTACATGCACCGTGGTTTAATTTAGGTTATTTTTGCCTTTTTTTTGATTTTTTCGCCAAAAAATATGGATAAAAAAAAGAAATGTGAAGCATGTCACAGGGGTTTGGGAGTAAAAGTCCCGTAATTTGTCGCTTTGTCCGGCGGGGCGGAATTGCGGGTTATAAAACCGCGGCGAGCGCCGCCATCAAAATGCCCGCGTAGAGGCCGCCCAGCAGGTCGTCGGCCATCACGCCCCATCCCTGCGGGAACTTCTCGAAACGGTGGATGCCCAGCGGTTTTAGGATGTCGAACAGGCGGAACAGCGCAAACGCGACGACGAGCAGCCACGGACGTTCTACAATCAACGCCGGTGGTACAAACGCGAGGGCCGCCCACTGACCGCAAACCTCGTCAATCACGATCCAGCCCGGGTCCTCGGTCTTGGTGTCGCGCATGGCGCGGTTCA
This genomic interval carries:
- a CDS encoding CotH kinase family protein, encoding MNKKLYAIALVAAGLIQVGCSSESEDANNGIAPDMSGDVIGLDLSSASIDPGIPTDQSSAVNPGSSAAFVPTSGETLPPVTSSFSTTYPPENPKQNKSSSSQDITPALSSIAGPNPVSSSSTAKSSSSKKASTNDDSLLPPAGFYTSLTVNPPTATMGGEVRCSFDGSVPTQNSEQFTAAKQITQNSVVRCAEFVNGQAVRTSTQTYFINENVQMPVVALTVNHYDMFDSTNGLYATGEVNSNPGGMNNPGGPWGGGMGGGMGGGFDFGGFGNVNDDNNPKCTEPCEQANFWRDTELPVHVEYFENGSSTKTKTWEIDAGISIIGNWSRYKPKKSVAIKMSSQYQDGRLKYQLFDTRPDAKKFKSFNLRNNGNRFWTDYVGDAMMTSLMEGTSVDYQRSRQVVVFYNGEYFGIHDMRERLNRHFVETNYGIESSEINMVKIKGSSLEASGEDGRTDEYQQVLNLFQSNNFAGANNQQYEQLKTKFDVGSFAEYILAEIYMHNGDWPNNNVRAWGGNGHPFKFVIFDVDHGFGFTPGISGFDPQSTNMFQWMNNNAMDARSPAGMFKKLCENEDFKRLFLNRAAVLLTSYLTYEKVQATVKAMMATIPQAEQQRDQQRFPRNQSRFTWDPTGNTLVQYAANRTQTVRQEVEQQFGVSGEVQVTIAASGNGEVLLEDLRLPSKNYSAKFFNGVQMKLTAVATNGSVFAGWDDGSTENPRIVSPTNGVTYTANFK
- a CDS encoding phosphatidylglycerophosphatase A, coding for MNKQELQEKYRKPKVPHEWRGASLPSRLVSTFFGAGMLPKMPGTWGSLAAAALAYPMALCTIWFLPAALIIFFGAIPFVNRAMRDTKTEDPGWIVIDEVCGQWAALAFVPPALIVERPWLLVVAFALFRLFDILKPLGIHRFEKFPQGWGVMADDLLGGLYAGILMAALAAVL